Genomic window (Alligator mississippiensis isolate rAllMis1 chromosome 7, rAllMis1, whole genome shotgun sequence):
gcttgcatccagatggctgctgGTGCTTGGGCTTCTAGtgtcatctactctgcactgcacactgggaacacctttagtctccccttctgccactcaaatatcatcaaccagttcttctgtgaagtgccccagttgctcaagctctcctgctctgatgcataccgcagggagctggcagctcttgccttcagtttgtttttatgtttaggctgttttgctttcatcgttgtgtcgtatgttcagatcttcaccgcagtgtggatcatcccctcggagcagggccggcagaaagccttctccacctgcattcctcaccttatcgtggtctccctgtttctttccactggcatcattgcctacatgaagcccatctctgactccccgtcccctctggatctcctggcagctgttctgtattcagtggtgcctccattgatgaatccagtcatctacagcatgaggaacagggagatcctagctgccctgaggaaactgctccacaggctggtCCTCTCCAAGAACAAtgtgtccatctttctttcatgactttccttctattatatttttcttttctaatttacacatgaaattagtctTTTTTCATAGTATAGTGATAAAattgcatattaaaaatgaagctGGTTAGCTTAATTCTGTAATTTTGTAAGGTCAAAGACTTGGTTTTTGTCGTTTTGgttgacactgttgaagtgggaaagtaatgtttcatgcatcagtTTTACTCTCTTTGCACCATCTTAAATATATCCCATCaattgcaagataatgaagaattaaagagttttgtttactaattggtgCCATCAATTATTCAGATGACAAAATATACAGGCATATCTCCATatgatgtgaaactggaatgaaatgCAAATACTTTAGGGGGCAGGAATAGAGTTCAGGTGGATGCGgatagattggggagctgggcttgaaacAATAAGACGAAGGCCACGAAATAAATGCCACTTTATGCACATAGGGGGGAAGAATCAAAAGCATAAATACAGCCTGGGTTACAATTCCTGGGTGGTATCATGGTTGAAAAGGTgggtcacagactcaatatgaacatggaatttgatgtagctacagaaacattaatgcagttttgggctgcaacaacaggagtattagatgtaaaacaggggtgtaggttgtagccgtgtgggTCTAAGTACACTGAGAACGAAGCAtctttagcttgcagaaaaggcagttAAGAGGGAGATCATAGCAGTCTTCTGCCATAAAATTTTCAAaattgccataaagaagagggtgaATAACTGTTCTCCCTTACTAaatagggaaggatggagggggtTGGGCCATATGACCCTTAGGGGTATTTCCAacactatgattctatgatgatgcTCAGCATTATTGCTTCTGCTCTAGACTCACAGGTCCAAAGATCTGCATTAAGCTAAGTATGGCATGAGTAAGGACTGAAGCTTCAATATGCCCCCTAACAGTTGTTTAACCTACATTTAACCTTTAGTTTCATTTAAATGCAAGTTAGGTAAAAATAGGATAATAAACTTAATGTGTGCACAGAGtaggtttttgaaaaaaaatggggagGACGTTAGGAAAGTAAAGAATATATCATTACGAAATCAACCACAATTATGCTATTTCAAGTCACTGATTTCAATGCCACTGATACTGATGTGAACAGATAATAATCAATAAAATGTGAGTCCCAACTCAGGTAGGAGAATGGTATGTATGGAAATATTTACCCATCTGCAAACAactgcattatgggataataatgaacaggagagcttgcatccagatggctgcctgtgcttgggctgctaGTGTTATCAACTCTGCAATGCACACGGGGAACACTTTTACCATATctttctgccactcaaatatcaaccagttcttctgtgaagtgccccagctgctcaagctctcctgctctgacgcataccacagggagctggcagctctagCCTTTAATGCGGTTTTAGCTTTAGGCTGTTTTACTTTCATCATTGTGtggtatgttcagatcttcaccatGGTgttgagaatcccctctgagcagggccggcagaaagccttctccacctgcattcctcaccttactgTGGTCTCCCTGTTAGTTTCCACCAGTGGCATTGCCTACACGAAGCCcgtctctgactccccgtcctctctggatctcctggcggctgttctgtattgtgtggtgcctccattgatgaatccagtcatctacagcatgaggaacaaggagatacAAGCTTCTTTCAAGAAACTACTGCAAGGTTTTGAGGAAACTACTCCAGAAATAATAGGTCCATCATTCtttcttataaaaatgaaggtggtggtcTAAATTTTGTAGCATTGTAAGGACAATGATACTTTACGCAAATCATTTTGCAttgacactgttgaagtggaAAAGTATTATTTCTTGCATCATTTCATGTTTCTTTGTCCCACCTAAGATAAATCCCACCAATTGCAAGTGCATCAAATGATAAAAAATCATAATaattagcattggaagggacctcttgggGGGACCACAGTTTGCCAGCCTGGTGGTCTGTGGCTACTTCCAGTCCAACATCCGACCATACTACAGACTGGCAGCCACAGCCCTGGCACTGAGAACCCCTGAACTAAGTCTCAAAATTATGAAGAATTGTAGAAATGATTTTACTAATTGATATAATCAATTATTTGGAGACAGAATGGATAGGTAAATATCCTGATGAGGTAAAAGCAGGACGAACTGCAAACACTTTAGAGGATAAGTATAGATATGGATAAATTGGGAAGATGGGCTAAAAACAACAGGGTGAATtgtaaagaaataaatgcaaggtgctgcacctagcaAAGAATTATTAAAAGCCAAAATATAGGTTGGGTTATAAATGGCCGGATGGCAGGAGTGTTGAACAGGATCCAGGGAgtctggtggatcacagactcaacatgaggCAGCAATTTGATGTAGATGCAAGAAACTGAATGCAGTTTGGGGCTGCTACAACAGATGCATTAGATTAAAacatgggaggtggcagtggccagtCTACATGgtgctggttaggcttcatctgaAGTCTTTTGCGAAGGTCTGGGCTCcgcattttaagaaggaatatggagaagttagaggaGTTCAGAGATAAGTGAAAGAATGCTAAAGGGCTGGAAGGCAAGTCATGCAGGGAGAGGTTAAGGGAACTAGGCATACTTAGCTTGCAGAGAAGGCAATGAAGGGGCAGatcataacagtcttcaaatatctgaaaacctgccatgaagaagagggtgAACAACTATTGTCCCTTGGTGCATAGGGAAGGATATCTAGCTTCAGATTACAGCCAAGTAGATGTAGCTTAGACTTTgggggaaaagcacccttgtttttagaatagtgaggaagtggaatagacttcccggggaagttgtggagtctccatcattggaggttttcaaacagAGGCTGGATAGGAATTCATCGGGGATGAGTTAGGAGTGCCATTCCTGCATTTGTACAAGGGGTTAGAGACACATGACCCTCgaggccccttctaaccctttgactttattattttaatataataaaaggcgttgtctctgtctgtctgcaaaGATTTTGCCCTATTGCTCATGTGCCGGTTAGCTGGGCCGGCTGgatggccaggggcagggccagccgaGTTAAAACAGGAGCCCCTTTGCTGTGCCACCTTCTCCTGAAGCCCCTGGTGcggtggctccccccaccccaactccacagaagcaaaaaaataaatcaattgaCATGAGCACTTTAGATatggtggggccagctgaggaaaagtggaAGCCCCTCTGTcatagtggggctggagctgaagcaggcaggggagcgggggAGCGGGGTTGGACTctaactgggggagaggggaagcagggtCCGAcctgaagggggcaggagggaaggagagggttggacccaaagtgggggagaggtggagcagggtcagacccgaagggggtgggagggaggggatagtGTGGGGTTGGACCCGAAATGGGAAAGGAGAAACTGTGTTGGACCTGaatggtgtggtgggggggcaggtttggacccaagcaggggcagaggagggtggggctgggttggaTACAAACTGGAGATGAAGCGAGGGCGGGGTCTAACTTGatccagtggggaagggggaaactaGGTTGGACCAAACCAAGGTGAGGGGAGTAGGGCAGGGTTGGACCCGaatggggtgaggcagggagcgGGGGTGGTGTCGGACCCCCATCATTCTTggtgggcaatttgctagttattattcaaaattaattatttaaaattgatgcatgccagcatattgttggccctgctggctacagcatcgcactgccagctcacgtTCATACTATGGTTAATTATGGCCCCCGGGTCTgaggtggcaagtgatgggggatattcagtcctgctgcctgatgagaggcggcagttgcacaagcacccatgtcaagACTTTAgcctgtcagcagctgggagtgcagggccccagagcccccctgcactgatctccttgccagctggcaggtttcatggcaccagcaggggctggcaggcctgcagctttcacccagcTGCACCTTAACAGAAACGGTGTTACCCATGTCGGGAGTtatgcttgtccacagcttgaggttcagtttccccaagcccctgcagctatctccttgaaacatgggaGGCTTTTTAGCCTTAGTCGGGGCTagtatgcctgcagttttgaccccactgtggcttaacacatacacgtgacatgagttttgctctcaagactttggggtgcagtttctctgaaccccctgcacctatcttcttgaattTTGGGACACTTCTTGATCTCAGAAGGAGCTActactcctgcaagtttcatccaaatcatgccataaattgcaagttatagcctgtttcaaccttccccactatatcctatgggcgaaacgtcgaaagaGGGTCGAAACAGCCAAACGTTTTGACTGAACGGAATGGAACAGCCGTTTTGACTCGAAATGAGTATCGAAATGGaacactgttccgtcaaaacaCTGGTCAAAATGCAATGCtaccatttcgcacagccctaatatttagtaGAACTGGATGTGGCTCACGATCTTTTGGGCCTGATCCCATAGGGTAGGGACagactcaaaaagcctgagcttcaattgactcaatctttgtgggttagtgtaacctggctaagctaaattagtttgtaacccagacagacctcccagaagtggctcaggctagagcagccctccctctcttccacagagctgagctgagggaggcgtggccaggctctggcaggacacaCCGATTAtttccccctgctcctgagcTGCCCGGCAGggagtgtttatcacccctaactcagtgtttattagaccattaagaaaacaaagcctctctccattaactaatgcagctcttcttaaacagctcttccaagggagGAAATTAAGCTACTTGTTGATTAGTTCCCACAAGCTTGTCTGCTTCTGTCGTCTCCCACAACACAGaccttagccagcatgtggtctgttaactaatgctgaggtgtctgcataagacagaggggagtggggaataatccctgcttagcagggagaagccaggcagacgctcTGAGCCGAGCTGCAgccagaaagcagaggggagggatcagCCCTGCTGCATAGGAGGGTTCCCGgcacagcccagaaagcatgctgggatgctgggggggtgtctggtttatcttataccagcaacgggtctgggacagacattgcataaactggtttgagccaaatcagttaagtccgatactacatttaacccggtttatctcaaaccagtttcagccattttccaaccagtttatgtgcagtgaacatctgttctgttacaggtttaaaccagcttctgatcacttaaactggcttatgtgtaatgcctgtccctagctaTACGGTGTGGAACAGTTTCACGTCCTgtggaaatcaatggaagttgagTGGTCTCAGCATCTTCATAGATCAGGCCTCTTATACATATCTGTTGTAGATTCAGTCCTGTGGCTCTAGCAGTGAGTGGGCACAGGTTTCTTTCTTCTTAGCTcaaaaaagtatatataaaattaaacagcAATGTAGGTAGCAGTGTGCGTCTCCAGTGCtagctgcagtgcagtgcagagaTGCGTGGGCTAGCTATAAATGAAGTAAGCAGGGCAGTGTGTCACCTTACAGACTCAGGCAGAGAAGCATgggcttttgtaggctacagcccacTTCATTATATACTATAAATAtgaatagcatctgatgaagcgggctgtagcctacaaaagctcatgcctctctgaatgattTAGTCTATGagttgccacactgccctgccctctgcctaagcttcaggctaacatggctaactactttgTGTGGCGGGCAAGGAGGAGGTGCTCCTGCCCTGAGCCacacacctcactgtgcccaaccacctaccaagctctgagtgcctccctgggggcatctCACGTCTAGCCgaccccctttctggagcacacctgcaaatTTGGggtgatgctgccaccactcaagaGTCTCGGTCTGTGAATGGCTCTGTGCTTCTTGAGGTACACAGGCTTTATAGACCTGAAGGGCgattgacccactgcaagaacttggggtgtttCTTTTAGCCACAAGTCCAAAtcgtagcctcccttagtcagccggaaCAAGGGAGCACCAAGGCATAACCCAGTGcatctcccaataagtctcccatgccaAACTCAGAGGAGAAAATTTATTGGTACAGAAAGAAGGCCTGGGGTAAGATACAGGGTAGTGCAAGATCAAAAaataaccttagagcaaacagtgtggctagaTAGCTTTTGATTACACAGCTgtgttactgcaaactatatatctagataggttCCAGTAGACTACtcccaagtatcatccagaggctggttgctttcctctggaggcggGCAGTTGCTTGTGTGTCCAGTTTCAAGTGACAaagggagagggctgcagcactcagctgctcctcctctctccccatgaGCCCTAGGGCTCCAGCGTGGCTCTGCCAAAGACGTTTCAGCTCAAGATAGCTCTGCCCTCCTTCTTCATGGAGACCTTTTATCCCCTAtagtgacctcatcactaaggtcccaccaggagcagccccactggctaATGCCCAGTGCTTTCAAATGACATCACCTTTCCAGGTGAGGAAGCTAGTCACATGACCCGCAGTGGCGGGGAAAACTTGAGACAAAGGGAAcaggtcccccctccctctggcatgtaTTCAGcgcaggttacaactcagggttacctgaagcagatggggttCTCTTGTACAACTAACTTGACTATGTTTGCACTACCGTGCAATCTGCAATGCAGAAatatcaaaaggaaagaaaactcatAAGAAAGGTCCTTGGCATATTACATCTTTGAAGTCAGAGGCAGACGTGAGTCAGTGAATCCACGTGCATGCCAAAGATGGGAGGTAATTTTTGTATCCATATTGTAGAAGTGAGGAACCTTGAGACAGGGATTCCTTCCAAGGATGCAGAGCGAAAAGTTgctctgggcatgtctgcacagtCCTCAGAGCAAGCCTGAAGTGACACTGAGAATAAAACCTTGCTCACTCATTCCTGCTGAGCATGTGCAAGAGCCTAAGccctatttccagtatcaaaaaaagaggacggggtggggggcaggaaggatgggtggcagggggcagcgaTATGCCCATGGCCTAGCTCTGCCTCTTACTCTTAAAGCCACAGGCCCCAACCCTTCTGCTGCCTAGGACCTGGGTTTCTTACTTCCTAGCCAGTTGTCCTAGTAGGATTAAAACACGGGGAAGACATTCAAAACCACTACACCAGTAGATACCTGTGCAAGGTTATTCTGTTTTATATCAGGGAGAAATAAAATCTTCAACTGTAAGTGCCAGAAGCTGCAATTACACAGCCGTTGACATGCCATCTAAGTGAGTAAAGAGACATCAATTTAGCCATAAGCCTTCTTTTGCCTACCTTCTAGGTGCCTGGCCTCTTACCCAGAATGCACAAATCtattataaaagtactaaattaaatgtgcagtaaccactgtgcattaacaaCTGTAGCCATGTCCCAGTGTGGCCTGTTTTGGTCAATGCTGTAGCACAACCTTTGTACAATTTGGACATGCACTGAGCAACAGTTGTATTAATCTATAGTCCAGTGAGGCCTACAGCAGGTGGCCAAACTCCTTTTCTCCTGCTTAGGCTAACATTTGCCAAGCTGTttaagggatgtggacaata
Coding sequences:
- the LOC132251875 gene encoding olfactory receptor 14C36-like — translated: MSNWTTVTEFLLLGFSDTWELQILHFVIFLAAYLAALVGNLLVITVVTTDHHLHSPMYCFLANLSILDLVSISVIVPKSMANSLSNTRTISYAGCVSQVFLIFLFCTADLAFLTIMAYDRYVAICKPLHYEIIMNSRACIQMAAGAWASSVIYSALHTGNTFSLPFCHSNIINQFFCEVPQLLKLSCSDAYRRELAALAFSLFLCLGCFAFIVVSYVQIFTAVWIIPSEQGRQKAFSTCIPHLIVVSLFLSTGIIAYMKPISDSPSPLDLLAAVLYSVVPPLMNPVIYSMRNREILAALRKLLHRLVLSKNNVSIFLS